The Fusarium falciforme chromosome 7, complete sequence genome window below encodes:
- a CDS encoding Putative aryl-alcohol dehydrogenase AAD14, with protein sequence MSDFLKGCPEPPTELGRYRILSSTAGARVSPLCLGTGTFGTAWADISTSVDEEQSFKILDAFAEAGGNFIDCANVYQNGQSEAILGKWMASRDNRDMMVVATKYTGDYRLFDLGPGRTVNYSGNHKKSMFLSLQASLEKLQTTYVDLLFVHMWDFSTSVEEVMDALHVLVQQSKVLYLGISDTPAWVVAAANTYARAHGKTPFSVYQGRWNIMRRDFERDIIPMAQHFGMALCAWDALGGGRLQTKKQLEARKQAGEGLRAIHGPEQTEDERKISEALEKVAAEHGTESIQQIALAYISQKTRNVIPLVGVRKVEQLQDNIKSLSIHLTDEQIQYLEGVKEFDPGFPATMIGEDPKETGVSGPMVASFAHIAWQKASRPIGRG encoded by the coding sequence ATGTCTGATTTCCTTAAAGGTTGCCCTGAGCCTCCCACCGAGCTGGGTCGCTATCGAATCCTTTCCTCTACTGCTGGAGCCCGCGTGTCTCCCCTCTGCCTGGGTACCGGAACCTTTGGCACTGCCTGGGCTGATATATCCACAAGCGTTGACGAGGAGCAAAGCTTCAAGATCCTTGACGCGTTTGCCGAAGCTGGCGGCAACTTCATCGACTGTGCCAACGTTTACCAGAATGGGCAGTCAGAGGCTATCCTCGGGAAGTGGATGGCTTCACGAGACAACCGTGACATGATGGTCGTGGCCACCAAGTACACGGGTGACTACCGCCTCTTCGATCTTGGTCCTGGAAGGACTGTCAATTACTCTGGAAACCACAAGAAGTCCATGTTCCTGTCGCTCCAGGCCTCCCTCGAAAAGCTACAGACCACCTATGTCGATCTGCTTTTTGTCCATATGTGGGATTTCTCTACCTCGGTGGAGGAGGTCATGGACGCCCTTCACGTCCTTGTTCAGCAATCCAAGGTTCTCTACCTTGGTATCTCAGATACGCCTGCTTGGGTTGTCGCGGCTGCCAATACGTACGCCAGGGCCCATGGAAAGACCCCCTTCAGCGTGTATCAGGGTCGCTGGAACATCATGCGACGTGATTTTGAACGGGACATCATCCCCATGGCCCAGCATTTCGGCATGGCGCTTTGTGCCTGGGATGCTCTCGGGGGAGGTAGACTTCAGACCAAAAAGCAACTTGAGGCTCGTAAGCAGGCTGGTGAGGGTCTCAGGGCGATTCATGGTCCAGAGCAGACCGAGGATGAACGCAAGATCAGCGAGGCCCTGGAAAAGGTGGCAGCTGAGCACGGCACCGAAAGCATCCAGCAGATTGCATTGGCGTACATCTCACAGAAGACAAGGAACGTGATTCCGCTGGTTGGCGTTCGCAAGGTTGAGCAGTTGCAAGATAACATCAAGTCACTGAGCATTCATCTGACTGATGAGCAAATCCAGTACCTTGAGGGTGTCAAGGAATTCGACCCTGGCTTCCCCGCCACCATGATTGGGGAGGATCCAAAGGAGACGGGCGTGTCTGGACCCATGGTTGCCTCATTCGCTCACATTGCGTGGCAAAAGGCTTCCCGGCCTATTGGGAGGGGCTGA
- a CDS encoding Peptidase M12A domain-containing protein, with product MSGYIEWIDDDLLCFCDEDDICCCFESDSYDSESSESEPESEDSDSYDFDMDQLRHLSQRHASSSRSNTASRSQHKSIPQLRQKSSSDGAKLGLAKSNVLWPNERCNLRVRFLNGDKFDQDTVKKCVTEHYNSIPMRLRFKFLEPGDPEHSDIRITFTNESKCLIGRSAENHRREPTMWLNMHRDSSMGAEARRAKRQYDILHEFGHALGMQHEHQHPECKVNWNMQVIQAKYGWSAEKVHDNFDRLTQGVKPAAYDPESIMHYPVDQGDTHSLVTYVPLATKLSEGDKKFLMAIYPKSTTVVKPPQKPPRIATKKPTHDDYMVQRLTAQLVMQYWMQNAMLEAIKSEERRLRRAQKEMEMMQYFFAPFVVNQVVLVPCYYWY from the coding sequence ATGAGCGGATACATTGAGTGGATTGACGACGATCTGCTATGCTTCTGTGACGAAGACGACATTTGCTGCTGTTTCGAGTCGGATAGCTACGACTCTGAAAGCTCCGAGTCCGAGCCTGAGTCTGAAGACTCTGATTCTTACGATTTCGATATGGATCAACTCCGACATCTCAGTCAACGACATGCAAGCTCAAGCCGATCAAACACTGCCTCTAGATCCCAACACAAGTCAATCCCTCAACTCCGACAAAAATCTTCCTCGGATGGCGCAAAACTCGGACTTGCAAAGAGCAATGTCCTGTGGCCTAATGAGAGGTGCAACTTGAGAGTGCGTTTCCTAAATGGCGACAAATTCGACCAAGACACGGTCAAGAAGTGCGTGACAGAGCACTACAACTCGATCCCGATGCGCCTACGGTTCAAGTTTCTTGAGCCGGGCGATCCCGAACACTCCGATATCCGCATTACCTTTACCAACGAGTCAAAATGTCTTATAGGCCGTTCTGCTGAGAACCATCGCAGAGAGCCAACCATGTGGCTCAACATGCATCGGGACTCTAGTATGGGAGCAGAAGCGAGACGAGCCAAGAGACAGTACGACATCTTGCATGAGTTCGGCCATGCCCTGGGCATGCAGCATGAGCATCAACATCCTGAATGCAAAGTCAACTGGAACATGCAGGTCATCCAAGCAAAGTATGGTTGGAGCGCTGAGAAGGTTCACGACAACTTTGACAGGTTGACCCAGGGGGTGAAGCCTGCTGCATATGACCCAGAGTCCATAATGCACTATCCAGTTGATCAAGGAGATACTCACAGCCTCGTCACATATGTGCCCCTAGCGACTAAGTTGTCTGAAGGCGACAAGAAGTTCCTCATGGCCATCTATCCAAAGTCGACCACAGTTGTCAAGCCTCCACAGAAACCACCGAGGATTGCAACAAAGAAGCCGACGCATGATGACTACATGGTACAGCGTCTGACTGCTCAGTTGGTGATGCAGTACTGGATGCAGAATGCAATGCTGGAAGCAATCAAGTCCGAAGAGAGACGTTTGAGAAGAGcccagaaggagatggagatgatgcagTATTTCTTTGCCCCATTCGTGGTTAACCAAGTTGTCCTGGTTCCCTGTTACTACTggtattaa